The following proteins come from a genomic window of Pocillopora verrucosa isolate sample1 chromosome 6, ASM3666991v2, whole genome shotgun sequence:
- the LOC131770585 gene encoding 3'-5' ssDNA/RNA exonuclease TatD isoform X1 yields MSTNRRFYIGNLSLKVTKDDLRHHFGLDSTPYLRSNSWIELSVERPGMSHGFGFINVPEQLASHLLQLNGTKLYDRFIKVEPANTQMGGRRSKVSIPSMFPSSYVMPIPQLANYPYGMNQYSNNMKGRRNRQFPQGPNEIVTVPEDKILQLIDVGVNLPNKAFSRDIRNVIEQADLVGIKKMILTGNTLQMSQSAVLHAKAHPHVLYASVGVHPHFTTKEWNEKTAREIKELAKDPVVVAIGEVGLDFHRNYSDEKAQVEAFTKQVEIACEVQKPLLAHERASHQKFIEVLSHFSGRLPSIVIHCFTGSVSEMSAYVAMGFYIGICGFICKDSPGKALRDALKEGVLPLDRILLESDAPYMIPNAPEKELDDVCKSLLKRCQPGRNEPCTLPIVAHTVAKCLGVDAEEVARASTENARRVFDLKLPVPTTQPAPTAMGSE; encoded by the exons CGCCTTACTTGAGATCAAATTCATGGATTGAATTATCTGTGGAACGTCCAGGAATGTCTCATGGGTTTGGATTCATTAATGTACCAGAGCAACTGGCAA GTCACTTACTTCAGCTGAATGGAACAAAACTTTATGACAGATTCATCAAAGTTGAACCAGCTAATACTCAAATGGGAGGTCGCAGGAGCAAAGTCTCTATTCCTTCAATGTTTCCATCTTCATATGTAATGCCAATTCCACAACTGGCTAACTATCCCTATGGAATGAACCAGTATAGTAATAACATGAAGGGTCGACGGAACAGGCAATTTCCTCAAGGGCCAAATGAAATAGTGACTGTTCCAGAAGATAAAATTTTACAGCTTATTGATGTTGGTGTCAATCTGCCAAACAAGGC ATTTTCAAGAGATATACGAAATGTCATAGAACAAGCAGATTTAgtgggaataaaaaaaatgattttaacagGGAACACTTTACAGATGAGTCAGTCAGCTGTTCTTCATGCTAAGGCACATCCTCATGTCTTATATGCATCTGTCGGTGTACACCCTCATTTCACAACAAAAGAATGGAATGAAAAAACAGCCAGGGAGATTAAAGAATTGGCAAAAGACCCGGTAGTCGTTGCTATTGGTGAGGTTGGTTTGGACTTCCATAGAAATTATTCAGATGAAAAGGCACAAGTTGAAGCATTTACAAAACAG GTTGAAATTGCTTGTGAGGTTCAGAAACCTCTCTTAGCGCATGAGCGGGCATCGCACCAGAAGTTTATTGAGGTGTTGAGTCACTTCAGTGGCAGGTTGCCTTCAATTGTGATTCACTGTTTCACTGGTAGTGTCTCTGAAATGAGTGCCTATGTTGCCATGGGATTTTACATTGGAATTTGTGGCTTTATTTGCAAAG ACAGTCCAGGCAAAGCATTAAGAGATGCTCTTAAAGAAGGTGTTTTACCACTAGACAGGATTCTCCTCGAAAGTGATGCTCCTTATATGATTCCAAATGCTCCTGAGAAGGAGTTGGACGATGTATGCAAATCACTTCTTAAAAGGTGTCAGCCAGGACGGAATGAGCCTTGTACTCTTCCTATTGTGGCCCACACTGTTGCAAAATGTCTTGGGGTTGATGCTGAAGAGGTAGCACGAGCATCAACTGAAAATGCAAGGCGGGTTTTTGACCTGAAGTTACCTGTTCCTACCACACAACCTGCACCCACTGCCATGGGGTCTGAATAA
- the LOC131770585 gene encoding 3'-5' ssDNA/RNA exonuclease TatD isoform X2, whose amino-acid sequence MSHGFGFINVPEQLASHLLQLNGTKLYDRFIKVEPANTQMGGRRSKVSIPSMFPSSYVMPIPQLANYPYGMNQYSNNMKGRRNRQFPQGPNEIVTVPEDKILQLIDVGVNLPNKAFSRDIRNVIEQADLVGIKKMILTGNTLQMSQSAVLHAKAHPHVLYASVGVHPHFTTKEWNEKTAREIKELAKDPVVVAIGEVGLDFHRNYSDEKAQVEAFTKQVEIACEVQKPLLAHERASHQKFIEVLSHFSGRLPSIVIHCFTGSVSEMSAYVAMGFYIGICGFICKDSPGKALRDALKEGVLPLDRILLESDAPYMIPNAPEKELDDVCKSLLKRCQPGRNEPCTLPIVAHTVAKCLGVDAEEVARASTENARRVFDLKLPVPTTQPAPTAMGSE is encoded by the exons ATGTCTCATGGGTTTGGATTCATTAATGTACCAGAGCAACTGGCAA GTCACTTACTTCAGCTGAATGGAACAAAACTTTATGACAGATTCATCAAAGTTGAACCAGCTAATACTCAAATGGGAGGTCGCAGGAGCAAAGTCTCTATTCCTTCAATGTTTCCATCTTCATATGTAATGCCAATTCCACAACTGGCTAACTATCCCTATGGAATGAACCAGTATAGTAATAACATGAAGGGTCGACGGAACAGGCAATTTCCTCAAGGGCCAAATGAAATAGTGACTGTTCCAGAAGATAAAATTTTACAGCTTATTGATGTTGGTGTCAATCTGCCAAACAAGGC ATTTTCAAGAGATATACGAAATGTCATAGAACAAGCAGATTTAgtgggaataaaaaaaatgattttaacagGGAACACTTTACAGATGAGTCAGTCAGCTGTTCTTCATGCTAAGGCACATCCTCATGTCTTATATGCATCTGTCGGTGTACACCCTCATTTCACAACAAAAGAATGGAATGAAAAAACAGCCAGGGAGATTAAAGAATTGGCAAAAGACCCGGTAGTCGTTGCTATTGGTGAGGTTGGTTTGGACTTCCATAGAAATTATTCAGATGAAAAGGCACAAGTTGAAGCATTTACAAAACAG GTTGAAATTGCTTGTGAGGTTCAGAAACCTCTCTTAGCGCATGAGCGGGCATCGCACCAGAAGTTTATTGAGGTGTTGAGTCACTTCAGTGGCAGGTTGCCTTCAATTGTGATTCACTGTTTCACTGGTAGTGTCTCTGAAATGAGTGCCTATGTTGCCATGGGATTTTACATTGGAATTTGTGGCTTTATTTGCAAAG ACAGTCCAGGCAAAGCATTAAGAGATGCTCTTAAAGAAGGTGTTTTACCACTAGACAGGATTCTCCTCGAAAGTGATGCTCCTTATATGATTCCAAATGCTCCTGAGAAGGAGTTGGACGATGTATGCAAATCACTTCTTAAAAGGTGTCAGCCAGGACGGAATGAGCCTTGTACTCTTCCTATTGTGGCCCACACTGTTGCAAAATGTCTTGGGGTTGATGCTGAAGAGGTAGCACGAGCATCAACTGAAAATGCAAGGCGGGTTTTTGACCTGAAGTTACCTGTTCCTACCACACAACCTGCACCCACTGCCATGGGGTCTGAATAA